Proteins co-encoded in one Listeria ivanovii subsp. ivanovii genomic window:
- a CDS encoding phosphate ABC transporter substrate-binding protein PstS family protein, with protein sequence MKKKYLGIVAVLAALMLVVAACGSGSSSADKANGSSSKKEEVSGSITAVGSTALQPLVEAASKEFTNANPKAQINVQGGGSGTGLTQVQQGAVEIGNSDVFAEEKDGVDASKLVDHRVAVVGMAPVVNKDVGVKNITKQQLIDIFTGKTTNWKDVGGKDEKITIINRAEGSGTRATFEKWGLDGATPVKAQEQDSSGTVRKIVSETPGAISYLAFSYIDASVVGLSIDDVEPTEDNVATNDWKIWSYEHMYTNGEPKDLTKTFLKYMTSDDVQNNIVPQLGYQSIKSMKVERDSSGKLTDVK encoded by the coding sequence ATGAAAAAGAAGTATTTGGGAATAGTAGCAGTTTTAGCAGCTTTAATGCTTGTAGTTGCAGCATGTGGGAGTGGCAGCAGTTCAGCAGATAAAGCAAATGGTTCATCAAGTAAAAAGGAAGAAGTTTCAGGCTCAATTACAGCAGTTGGCTCTACAGCTCTTCAACCATTAGTGGAAGCAGCATCCAAAGAATTCACAAATGCAAATCCAAAAGCACAAATTAATGTTCAAGGTGGCGGTTCTGGAACTGGTCTAACACAAGTACAACAAGGAGCAGTAGAAATTGGTAACTCGGATGTATTTGCAGAAGAGAAAGACGGAGTGGATGCTTCAAAACTAGTTGATCACCGTGTAGCAGTTGTCGGAATGGCTCCTGTAGTAAATAAAGATGTTGGCGTTAAAAATATCACTAAACAACAACTAATTGATATCTTCACTGGTAAAACAACTAATTGGAAAGACGTTGGCGGTAAAGATGAAAAAATCACTATCATCAACCGTGCAGAAGGCAGCGGAACACGTGCTACTTTTGAAAAATGGGGACTTGATGGTGCAACTCCAGTAAAAGCACAAGAACAAGATTCATCTGGTACCGTTCGGAAAATCGTTAGTGAAACACCTGGAGCAATCAGCTACCTAGCATTTTCTTACATTGATGCTTCTGTAGTAGGACTTTCTATTGACGATGTGGAACCAACTGAAGATAATGTAGCAACAAACGATTGGAAAATCTGGTCTTATGAGCACATGTATACAAACGGTGAACCTAAAGACCTTACAAAAACTTTCTTGAAATATATGACTTCTGATGATGTGCAAAATAATATCGT
- the pnpS gene encoding two-component system histidine kinase PnpS, producing MKKLWLKIGLSFFILFFVVMVIVGIFSGELMKSTYLNMKENQLEDDAKILLQTTNIEYLDLDKDAATIQKTLAPLSDEIDARITVIDSQGDVVADTKKNPDNLDNHMNRPEVADILEKGENVGISIRESDSLGYSMLYVAVPVKHQNKTDGVLRISISLESVDAAVAKLWGNLALIFGIALVIIAAISVFIARKITRPVKEIIEVSTDLANHKYDSRIHGKNSGELQDLSISVNMLAESLETQMFEIKQNEQRLNAIVQNLVSGVMLINADKQVIMTNQTMYQILGEAEITGKPFYEVIKSFALSQLIEATFETKMMKQKEIILYFPREMILDASVSPILAEDGTITGIILLLHDITQIRHLENVRSEFVTNVSHELKTPVTALKGFAETLLDGAMYDEMLLKKFLTIIKEESDRLHRLIIDILALSRIEQNPVAENIEPVDVDDVIEQSARTIFELATEKNIQVSIPEKTIPPVIIETDRDKLQQILINLLSNAINYTPVNGKVEVRLTEHESEVIIEVTDNGIGIPAKDIDRVFERFYRVDKARSRHSGGTGLGLSIVKHLIENCGGRIEVESQEEVGSTFRVTLPKKA from the coding sequence ATGAAAAAATTATGGCTGAAAATTGGATTGTCGTTTTTTATTCTTTTTTTCGTTGTGATGGTGATTGTCGGAATCTTTTCTGGAGAGCTGATGAAATCAACCTATTTAAACATGAAAGAAAACCAATTAGAAGATGATGCAAAAATTTTATTGCAAACGACAAACATCGAATATTTGGACTTGGACAAAGATGCAGCAACAATTCAGAAGACGCTTGCCCCATTAAGTGATGAAATTGATGCGCGAATTACTGTCATAGATAGTCAAGGGGATGTTGTTGCAGATACTAAAAAAAATCCCGATAACTTAGATAATCACATGAATCGCCCAGAAGTAGCGGATATTTTGGAAAAAGGAGAAAACGTAGGCATATCTATCCGAGAAAGTGACTCACTTGGATACAGTATGCTTTATGTGGCTGTACCAGTAAAACATCAAAATAAAACAGATGGCGTTTTAAGGATTTCGATTTCGCTTGAGTCCGTTGATGCAGCTGTTGCGAAACTGTGGGGCAACTTGGCACTTATTTTTGGCATTGCCTTAGTTATTATCGCAGCAATCAGTGTCTTCATTGCTAGAAAAATTACTAGACCCGTGAAAGAAATCATTGAAGTTTCGACAGACCTTGCTAACCATAAATATGATAGTCGAATCCACGGTAAAAATAGTGGTGAATTACAGGACCTGTCGATAAGTGTTAATATGCTCGCTGAAAGCCTGGAAACGCAAATGTTTGAGATCAAGCAGAATGAACAACGTCTAAATGCGATTGTTCAAAACTTAGTCAGTGGAGTTATGTTGATTAATGCTGATAAACAAGTAATTATGACCAATCAAACGATGTATCAAATTTTAGGTGAAGCAGAAATTACAGGAAAACCTTTTTACGAAGTGATTAAAAGTTTCGCGCTAAGTCAATTAATTGAAGCAACTTTTGAAACAAAAATGATGAAACAAAAAGAAATTATTCTGTATTTTCCACGTGAAATGATTCTGGATGCGAGTGTATCGCCAATTTTAGCTGAAGATGGCACAATTACAGGGATTATTTTGTTACTTCATGACATTACGCAAATCAGGCACTTAGAAAATGTTCGTTCAGAATTTGTTACTAATGTTTCGCATGAATTAAAGACTCCTGTAACGGCACTAAAAGGATTTGCAGAAACGTTGCTCGATGGCGCAATGTATGACGAAATGTTGCTCAAAAAATTCTTAACAATTATTAAAGAAGAAAGTGATCGCTTGCATCGTTTAATTATAGATATTCTGGCGCTTTCTAGAATTGAACAAAATCCTGTCGCTGAAAATATCGAACCAGTAGATGTAGATGATGTGATTGAACAGTCAGCTCGTACCATCTTTGAACTCGCTACCGAAAAAAATATTCAAGTATCTATTCCAGAAAAAACTATTCCCCCAGTCATTATTGAAACCGACCGGGATAAATTGCAGCAAATATTAATAAATTTACTTTCCAATGCAATCAACTACACACCAGTAAATGGGAAAGTAGAAGTGAGATTAACCGAACACGAATCAGAAGTTATTATAGAAGTAACAGACAATGGTATTGGTATTCCTGCTAAAGATATCGATCGGGTGTTTGAACGCTTCTACCGAGTGGACAAAGCGCGTAGTAGGCACTCTGGTGGAACCGGACTCGGGCTTTCTATCGTTAAACACCTCATTGAAAACTGCGGAGGGCGAATTGAAGTAGAAAGTCAAGAAGAAGTCGGCTCAACCTTCCGAGTAACCTTACCAAAAAAAGCCTAA